From the Porites lutea chromosome 5, jaPorLute2.1, whole genome shotgun sequence genome, the window GCTTTACAAGAAAGTTCATGAGTGAGCTGGACAAATTTCCATAGTTCTTAGCCCTTTTATTTCTAGACCAATACATGGAGACATTACCTGTCACTCTGACTAggaatcctatggtgttactaCCACTGAAATGAACCCTTTTCATTTCAGAAAAGTCACATACTTCTACTTACTTTTTTCGGtttttactgaaagaaattagattttttgaatttttttacttgAGACACTTTTAGGAGTGAGGGGGTCAGGCAATTGCTGCAGGTAATAAGAGGTTCTTTAAAGATAACCATCCTCTTTCAACTGTCATCCGACATTCTGTTTCTTTTActtaaaacaaatcaaaatacAATAGCATACCTTGTGCATTGTTATAATCTAATGATGATGGAATGCCACTTTCTTCATGGAATGTCTGGTTATGCTGTGGCTGAATAGGGTGGTTTTCATTTCCCTCTGGAGCATCCTGCTGACCATTGTTGGTATAGGATGGTAGACGTACAGCATGGACACTGTTGTCAACGTGAGTTGCTCCTGTCATCAAAGAGGGTGGAGAACTGGCCATGGTGTGATTTCCAGTAGCAGGAGGGGCCCTTGTAGTTTTGCTTTTCCTTAATTTCCAAAAAATACCCAGAAAAATGAAAGGCAGAAGTATACCACATAACAGGTAAATCACTGTTCTACTTCCCACGTTGGAGTAGTTTTCTGGAATGATCGTTGATCCTGTGTTTTCCTTGCTATTTGAAGAACTAGATCCAGCATAGTCCTTTGAACTGGCAGAAACACTTGGATGATCATAAGTGTGGACTGTCGCAGTTATCTGCCTGCTGGTTCCAGTGATACTGGTATGCCAAGATAAGACTGAAGTGGAAATCACTGAAGGGCTTGGTGCTATTGGAACACAGTGAATTTCTCTCCCTTGTAGGACAGTGGATGCACATCGCACTGATGGTGTTTGACCTTCCTCACATGGTGGGCACGGGAAACATGAGACACATTCTCCTGATGGATTGACTACTATGATGGCCTGGCCTGTACAATCGTCCTCAATGCATGCACATTTTACTCCTACTGATACCtgcaaataaagaaattaagggaaaataataatttggtgttttaaaaacagaatcATGGACATTTACCTAGCTCTAACCAGACATGAtatgaggaaaacatcccgggggggtactcccatacattacctatacgggtatgtgccgcccaacggggtcgtgattttaaagctcctggtttagaaaggggtatccatttcagaggcattttctagaacggggtataatatttcgaacgcatgaaagctccagttttctcagcagccatttgaaattattcaagaacagattgcttttaaaaatacggctCAATGCGTTACCGAAGCAAACTGTTATACTGTTGTtacaccctagaacggagtataaaaaattggcccatttctagaacggggtatcagttttagggcgaattctagaacggggtataaaaaattggcccatttctagaacggggtatcaattttaggggaattttttgtTAGAACGGgatgccaatttggagtcccgggcggcacatacccacccaaaaaatacccaagtgccccccccccccccccccccggggaaaaCATCCAGTGCAGACACCCATCAGTTCTCAAAACGAAAATTATCCTGCACAAGTGCATGTTTTGGGTGTGAATTACAGTTTTTAAACCACAAAGCGCAGCTCCTCGCCTAACCTAACGATATTTTTAAACTTCACAGTCAATCAGCTAATGTTAACCAGTCCACGTAATAGCCAGAGAAAACAATCCACATTTCACGATGCCACCAAAGCTTTCAACGTTATGAGCTGTTACTTGAGACCAACCTCGTCGAGAAAGAACCCTGGGAACATCGTGGTCGAGCTTACCAATCACGTGACACTGCTAACCTAAAAGTTATTTTGGTCTTTGACAAAAATTTTACTCTATGTACATTATGTATGTATTTATACTTACTAAGTAAATCATTTCACATTTTTTagatgaaattttttattttaccatGCAACTACTTCTATCAAGAGTATCGATGGATTTGTTGAATACTTTCTTGCGACACGCCGCGAAATTTACGAGCAAAgttattatacatgtaaatgtCATAGACTTCGGGCAGTCCCATGGTCGCGAAAGTCTTTAATTGTCAAAATGCCGCGAGTGGTACTGTGTTTCGATGATGGATTTTAGGCAACAGTCACTTTTTACATCTACAACTCTGACAACTAGAAAGGAAACTCACCAGAATCACCTGTAGAAGAAAAACAATCGTTCGTACTGTTGACATTGGAGATCGCACTATAAATCTTATTCCCTGATCAAGAAAAGGAGGCAAAGAGAAAATCAGTTCTGCATTTGATAAGAACTATTTTACAAATGTATCTTGTGTCTTCGCAGACCTTCGCAACCACTGCAGTGCTGCGAAACTGCGCAAACCAGTTCTTCGGGCTTTGTCACGCGTGCCTTCATATCAAACAAAAGTCGCCATAAAATTGAGGGGATTCCCCTTATCAAATGCAAGAAAAGAGTAGCCGTTACCGGATGTCAGAAAATTTCTGACATGCTAGAAATGACAAGTGGATTCCGAAAAGATTCCGAGGCAATTGTTGCAAACTTCTCGCGTGGTGACGTGGTTTTTATTTTGCGTGGAAGAAATGCCTACAAAATGCCTGTCGATCGGTGTCAGAGTCTGCCCACAGTTTGATTTGTAACGGTACCTGTACCATTATGGTTTGTAAATAGCTTTTTAAATAGATTTTATTAAAAGAATATTGAAATTTGTAAAGGTATGTTACCGAAACCCGCCGTCGGTAAAAATTTGCTGACTAATAACACCTCGCATGATTATAAACACGTCTTAAATAAGATACGAAAATAAATTCAAAGATAGATTATCGACCGAATATCTTAActgattttgtaaattaaaatattCTCTGCAATTCATATTTAGgtactgtttataaaaaagcGTATCATACTGTATTCATAAGTAAAACCAAGGGAAATGCGATGTTTGGACTTTGCTGAATCAACGTTTGTTTGACGCCTAAATGTAAATTTGCATACCCTCATAAAAAGACAACTGAAAATGCTCGCAAAAAAGCAGATTTTTTCTCATTGGTGATACAATGAGTATAAAAAGCCACAGCTAGCTTTCAACAACATTACAAGCAAAAGTAAAATGCGAACATTTattaaacttgttttctttagcacgttttaggttttttttacaTCTTACTGAGAGTCCTTTGTTTCACAAGAAAATACCTGAGGTCGTCACTGGTCATTAATCCCGTATCACGTGAACAAGACCATTTCGTGATGGCGTTCAGACAggtatagcctgttccaggctctcagattgGAACAGGCTAAGACGGGTCCGGGCAATTATTTTTGCAAGGACAAAAAACTTGCACGGATCCGTGTTTCGTTATTGCGGAACCGTGCAAGTTTTTGAACAGCAAACAGCACTGCAACCTATAACAGGTTTTGCACGGCTGTGTAAACAGgttgcacaggtaaaaaattcgtccattcaaaaatttgtccggaCCCGTGTATTCAGCCTCCAGCAGAAAGActagccttttttttcttcgtgaatttttctcccgcgctctactatctgaacgcctggaacaggctacagaAAGACCAGAAACGATTGTAGCCAAACTTAGGTCTGCTAGCTAATCATCTGTTTTTGGCTACGAGTACCAGATCAGACTATCCCTAAcccagtggggggggggggggggggtaaaaaccaaaaacgagaagtctaAAGACTACTGAAAAGCTGATCAGAACAACGTGcatttttttcgtctttttgggtaggaaaatttttgtcaagtatttttttgggaagcttgatttaagtagggatttttatgggtattcaaAACTAATGTTTCTAATTTTCGTGTTttatcatttaatgctttctggaaatttttatggctgGCAAATTCGGCATGAGAATTTTTGGgagttaaattttggtccagggattttttgtgcttttgatttttgcccccattcgatcatccctgtcactttaaCTGGGATTAGGGCTTTCCACAATttgctcgagattttccaaaaagtttccggtaatttgaaaaaaatttgctcaaaatttgctaaaaaaacaatcaaacgtTGCTTTTTGTAACGAAAGTTGCTCGAAAAATATGCAATTTGTACAACAAAAGTACGATTTCTACGCATTTTTGTGCTCTTCTTCGGCGTAACCAGCGTTGCGAAATAACTTTCtcctcaattaaaaccaaaacatGCAATGAACCAGTAAAATTGTggaatgaccttcttcacccGAGACACCCAAGTCAGTCGGATGTTAATCATTCGCCCAAGATCTGCCCCAGCGTGAGGATTCTccaggaaattcataaattgtctactataATATTGTGAATTATGGAAGAAAGGCCAAGCTGCTCCGATATCTCAGAATTAGATGATCACTAGAGAAATTCTCGAAACGAAAAATGTTGTTCGAAAtacgagaagttgccaaaaagttgccgagcaacttgtgggaTCCTTAAAGTTTATTTATGTTCTAGCCAGGATCAGCAATAATatgaaaaattcaaagaaatgtaATTAGTCTCATAATCTGCATGccgtttttcttcgtatttaggGGGGGTCATgctcccaggcgttcctagcggagaccgtggaaactgggaataagaaacGTTGTGTAActgaagccacgcatgttttgcgaagaaagcttaggaaagataaaatttagagcttttcctgaacgggtcggtccacgaattctatcgcttgaaagcgttgattactttggaccatatgaacacttcagtggtcgaaaaacaaaacttatgCAAATTAGTCTTGTGATGGGCATGtcgtttattttcggcgatgattgaaatgaggCGCCATGTTCTCATCACATTTTttatctctggcaatgatgtaatttctcgcgaatcgaggcccttgaattttcgtgtaattagtataggtaataacatgatttgtacTGATATTTGGCGTAGAtatcacgagtgatatttcgagtTTCACGatccgttaggcgagtgaaatttgagacaattttcaAATATCACGAGTgttatttataccaaatatcacgtacaaatcatacaagagaggataaagcggACAGAGAAGGCACCCCCCGTACAcgccctattccataggtaatttgtcccgagttatttttaagaccacagatcccaagggggattagacaacagccaatcacatagcgcgaatatgttccgcgtggatgacccacgctcagagcgaCGTGTCCTTCGcgaattgaggcagaaaaaaatggtgaaagacgcggagagcggtattgctattcgttttgtcgacgaaaatgactaaagagagatttcttctaaagctgtgtcagcgaaacagaaattaaaaaagaatcgcccttcctctcttgtatagagctaacagtacagcagggaaatccttaacacactgaatattctctaaggatcatttataatttacagtttgaagagatcAATTTCTgatttaatatttattcttttattagtcttttattatttaacaaaaataacacttggcgtcctacttgctttattgtacaaacgaccggtttcaatagaccggcgaaatttctcattttattcaattaaagcactgaggttacgataacctcgagttaaactgatttcacgggttgtcaaagagtccagcgattcccttttcccagatgagcgccgactcatttcgcttcaatattcagaaatgctctcgatctctttacgctttcattgcctctcgcccgacatgttttgcatggagtttagtcatgcgaaacatccacgcagcgcgcgaggtaactttataaCTCgagacaagagactataaaggggacagacaGGCCATCCCACATATACACcctaggtaattcgtctcgagttattttaataaaatgacaaatttcaccggtctattgaaaccggtcgtttgtacaatttagggagtttaagatccaacgacgcggacgacaactagaacatcaaaaaacaataggtttaattagcaaaaaaacaacttcgcacgtgcaacacacttttttgttcatttctttcccgtttttgcacgactacgacgtgaaaacgcctaatttcgcgttttatggaggacgtaaataagcaacgacgaaattttatttgtctttctgagcttgaatatggtcccttgaaattcagctttaggagggttcgcctacagtggacaaagtaggtgggtaggaataatcgctataaagactgaaaaaaataaaaaaataaacatcaaaccagaaattgctctcttcaaactgtaaattataaatgatcctgagagaatattcagtgtgttaaggatttccctgctctactgttagctctatacaagagaggaagggcgattcttttttaatctgtggtgttaaaaataactcgagacgaattacctgtggaatagggtgtatattggggatggcctctctgtgccctttatagtctcttggtctcgagcaagagactataaagcggacagagagggcatcccccatatacaccctattccataggtaattcgtctcgagttatttttaacaccacagatctcaagggggattagacaacagccaatcacatagcgcgaatgtgttccgcgtggatgacccacgctgagagccacgcgtccttcacgaaatgacgcagaacaaaatgggggaagacgcggagagagattttgctattccttttgtcgacgaaaacgactacagcgagacttgtgcgaaagctgtgtcagcgaaaccgaaattaaaaaagaatcgcccttcctctcttgtatagagctaacagtacagcagggaaatccttaacacactgaatactctctcaggatcatttataatttacagtttgaagagagcaatttctggtttgatggttattttttttcagtctttatagcgattattcctacccacttactttgtcaattgtaggcgaacgctccaaaagctgaatttcaagggaccatattcaagctcagaaagacaaataaaatttcgtcgttgcttatttacgtcctccataaaacgcgaaattaagcattttcacgtcgtagtcgtgcaaaaacgggaaagaaatgaacaaaaaagtgtgttgcacgtgcgaagttgttgttttgctaattaaacctattgtttttttgacgttctagttgtcatccgcgtcgttggatcttaaactccctaaattgtacaaacgaccggtttcaatagaccggcgaaatttgttattttattaaagcactgaggttacgacaactttgagttaaactgatttcacgggttgtcaaagagtccagcgattcctttttcccaggtgagcgccgactcatttcgcttcaatattcaggaatgctctcgatctttttacgctttcattgcctctcgcccgacatgttttgcacggcgtttggtcatgcgaaacctccacgaaacatccacgccacgcgcgaggtaactttatcccgattctaaaaataactcgagaccaattacctatggaatagggtgtatatgggggatgccctctctgtctcctttatagtctcttggtttaAATCTATACCTCTCTTTTCCTTCCGACTGACTACTAACAGGCCGGAAGTCCGCGATTCGAGGACTTTCTGTTTCGGAACCAGAGCTCTCGATCAGTATTACTAACCGAAATCGACAGCAGTTTTAAATGGTCTGCATTGTTATCGACAAGAGCTCTTGACCAATTAAGCGGGTGAGAAATCGCTCAGTCGTTGTAAAAAGAAGGAagatgaaatattaaaaaattatatatagtTTTcgttcgttttatttactcgattcgtgtaatcaaagtttaaaatgatcgcttttaggggtcaaaaaaaggttgggccacgcccagattggtttcctttaggggtttaattcaaaatttccgacgagcatccccgcttctttcatatgggagtacctccctccccccaccctccTTCCCCCGGCCTTGGATATTAACTAATACTACTCTTTTGGCTTTTCAGGATTTCACAACAACAAGGAATGAATAAAACTATCTTTGTTCAGCTGCCGCCAGCTGGTAGGAAAAAGccttcaataaaaacaataaaaagctGCATGTCATGTAGTAATACATCCAAACAACTGCTGACATAGTTAAGGATGTCCTGCTACGCGGTATTATTTCCTAAGTTAATACAGGCTAAAAGGACAAggcattttttatgaaaaaaaagcatTCGTGTTTAGTTACCCTGGCCTTTTAGAAACCTAAAGAATCACCgtttaacaataataaaaaaaaaagccagatATGAAATACGTCCTagcaaatgttgctaaaactcagGATGTCCCGCTGGACGGTACTATTTTCTTCGGTAATACCGGCCAAAAAACAAGGCCActttaatgaataaaaatattcccATAGAGTTATCCTAAACTTGTAGAAATCTACAGAATTCAacttcaagttcaagttcagaCTTCAACACAGTTTAACAATAAAAGCTAGGGTTGATGTACATGGCAAAAAATGTTGCCGTGATTTACGATGTTCCCGTTGGACGGTACAATTTTCTTCGGTAATGCCGGccaaaaggagaagaaaaattGATAAGACATTTATAAACGGATTGCTCACTATACAGAACCAAGCAGACCAAGAACTCTTCACTGACTCTTCAAAAGTCGCAATAAACGCAAActagagggccacaagtttattagcccCGGCTATTTCGTGCTAACCCTCATAAAATAAAGTCTTTACTAAACTTCGTCAACAATACCTTAAAATCACGCTTATTGCTAAAGTCGGCCTAGCCtaccacgcaggcgtttttaggggagctcgtttttcatccttCCCCACAaatgtggggagggatgaaaaacgagctcccgcaaaaaacgcctgcgtgggaggctaaagtCGGCAAAAGTCGGCCCGAATCGGAAAATCGTTCCTAGGACTCCTCGGCTGCTTTTCACGTGGCGAGCCATCATGGcggacgcggtgttagagggGAGAGTGCACTCGTCTGAGTCGAAAAAGCGGTTATTTTTAGCATTGATTAGAATATTCCAGTGCATTTGAAGTGTTAGAAGCAAGAGAAAAACTTAACATTGTTCTTTCAAGTTGGGAAACCTTTGAGGATATTTAAGGAAATGCTGGACTTCACTACATTAATCAAAGTTGCTACTAAATACGTGTTGTAGACGTTGTTCATGTTGGACAAGCTCAGGTACGGAAAGCTGATTGAACCAAAGACACCTTGAGCAAAccccgggggggcactttaggaatttctgggtggggatgtgccgctggaaccctggaacccttgacctataccagagttagttcagctgaattttgctaccctatactagagtaaactcccaaaatccccctatcctagagtagctgtttccccagtctagataaaatcttcaaccaactgatcagtttcctgaaaaatgataccctattctagacccaaacgctctgatttatatatcctatcctagagtaaactgcttgaaaaccatacccttcacagcggcacatacccatatagcccatatatggcagtacccccccccccccggggagcAAACCAAGTCTTGTTCTTTGGTTTCATGGCCCATGAAATACTCTGAGACGAGTTCGTGGAAAATTTAATTCCTTGAAAGTCTTGTTCCATGGTTTCATGGCCCACGAAATACTTTGTTTCAAGTAGAAAATTCATGGCCAGAAATAAAGgcatgaaatttaattttgcagttttcttGGGCCATGAAATACTTTTCATGGGGTATTCACTAAAAATTCATGGCCTTTTCATAAAAATGTGGTTCATAGTGGTTGCATTTAACaagccctgaaaaaaattcacacgCTCACTCTGACATG encodes:
- the LOC140938235 gene encoding uncharacterized protein → MSTVRTIVFLLQVILVSVGVKCACIEDDCTGQAIIVVNPSGECVSCFPCPPCEEGQTPSVRCASTVLQGREIHCVPIAPSPSVISTSVLSWHTSITGTSRQITATVHTYDHPSVSASSKDYAGSSSSNSKENTGSTIIPENYSNVGSRTVIYLLCGILLPFIFLGIFWKLRKSKTTRAPPATGNHTMASSPPSLMTGATHVDNSVHAVRLPSYTNNGQQDAPEGNENHPIQPQHNQTFHEESGIPSSLDYNNAQAASQQFFTAALQNGGASEMKKQITQTEKYRCKMNQVPFCHLHKICLTLDIKRGADGRDVREFACKLNIPFPEFERLQQAAEIQRTTTTSVILAQWVPSSWTVGDFVKIMKEMEREDIIDLINEWE